One segment of Alistipes finegoldii DSM 17242 DNA contains the following:
- a CDS encoding acyltransferase has translation MITQDDIFGITDDAAFEAAALEVFRRQAAECPPYREYLALAGVQPEEVRAAREIPFLPIEIFKTHDVYCGGTEPEAVFTSSATTGMTPSRHPMRSLALYERTFRAAFRTFYGEPGQWSLYALLPNYLRRKGSSLVYMADRLIADCGSGGFYLDDYDALLTAMQADPKPKILLGVSYALWDLAERYAPKLENTVIMETGGMKGYREEIPKEEFHKILCGAFGVGAIHSEYGMAELTSQAYSQGGNLFRCPPWMRVTTRDVNDPFDPQPAGTRGGLNIADLANWWSCAFIQTQDVGRVDARGAFVVEGRIDHSDIRGCNLLVQ, from the coding sequence ATGATTACGCAGGACGACATATTCGGGATCACGGACGACGCGGCGTTCGAAGCCGCCGCACTGGAGGTATTCAGGCGGCAGGCGGCCGAATGCCCGCCCTATCGCGAGTATCTCGCGCTAGCCGGAGTGCAGCCCGAAGAGGTGCGAGCGGCCCGCGAAATTCCGTTCCTGCCGATCGAAATCTTCAAGACCCACGACGTCTACTGCGGCGGCACGGAGCCGGAGGCGGTCTTCACCTCGTCGGCAACAACGGGCATGACGCCGTCGCGCCACCCGATGCGCTCGCTGGCGCTTTACGAACGGACGTTCCGCGCAGCATTCCGCACGTTCTACGGCGAACCGGGGCAGTGGAGCCTCTATGCCTTGCTGCCCAATTACCTGCGCCGCAAGGGGTCGTCGCTGGTCTACATGGCCGACCGGCTGATCGCCGACTGCGGTTCGGGCGGCTTCTACTTGGACGACTACGACGCGCTGCTGACGGCCATGCAGGCCGATCCGAAGCCCAAAATCCTGCTGGGCGTAAGCTATGCACTGTGGGATCTGGCGGAGCGTTACGCCCCGAAGCTCGAAAATACGGTCATAATGGAGACGGGCGGCATGAAGGGTTACCGCGAAGAGATTCCCAAGGAGGAGTTCCACAAAATCCTGTGCGGCGCATTCGGCGTCGGCGCGATACACTCCGAATACGGCATGGCCGAGCTGACTTCGCAGGCCTATTCGCAGGGCGGCAACCTCTTCCGCTGTCCGCCGTGGATGCGCGTCACGACCCGCGACGTGAACGATCCGTTCGATCCGCAGCCCGCGGGAACGCGCGGAGGGCTGAACATCGCCGATCTGGCGAACTGGTGGTCGTGCGCGTTCATCCAGACGCAGGACGTGGGCCGGGTCGATGCCCGCGGAGCGTTCGTCGTCGAGGGGCGCATCGACCACAGCGACATCAGAGGATGCAACTTACTGGTACAGTGA
- a CDS encoding ribonuclease Z: MSFSVTILGSSSAKPTLSRHPSAQAVNVHEQYYLVDAGEGVQQQLIRCGITPLKLRAVFISHLHGDHVFGLFPLISTLALYGRKTPLRVFAPAPFGEILACHLRFFDSELPYPVVWTEVDTTKHALLLENRTLEVWSIPLRHRVPTAGFLFREKEPPLNVEKFKIAKYGLTVAQITAAKRGEEIALPTGEVIPNAELTYRPYAPRSYAYLSDTNFSAKAATLAKGADLMYHEATYAAAEQKTAKERGHSTSADAAKAALKAGAKRLIIGHYSSRYKNENILVEEARAIFPETYPATEGVTFTIEKQR, encoded by the coding sequence ATGAGTTTCAGCGTCACCATACTCGGATCGTCCTCCGCCAAGCCCACTCTGAGCCGCCATCCGTCGGCCCAAGCGGTCAATGTGCACGAGCAGTACTATCTGGTCGATGCGGGCGAGGGAGTGCAGCAGCAGCTGATCCGCTGCGGGATCACCCCGCTGAAACTGCGCGCCGTGTTCATCTCGCACCTGCACGGCGACCATGTCTTCGGACTCTTTCCGCTGATCTCGACGCTGGCGCTCTACGGGCGCAAAACCCCGCTGCGGGTATTCGCCCCGGCGCCTTTCGGCGAGATACTGGCCTGCCACCTGCGGTTTTTTGACAGCGAGCTGCCCTATCCGGTGGTCTGGACCGAGGTGGACACGACCAAGCACGCGCTGCTGCTGGAAAACCGCACGCTCGAAGTGTGGAGCATTCCGCTGCGCCACCGGGTGCCGACGGCGGGATTCCTCTTCCGCGAGAAGGAGCCGCCGCTGAACGTCGAGAAGTTCAAGATCGCGAAATACGGCCTTACGGTCGCGCAGATCACCGCCGCCAAGCGGGGCGAGGAGATCGCGCTCCCGACGGGCGAGGTCATACCCAACGCGGAGCTGACCTACCGCCCCTATGCGCCCCGGTCGTACGCCTACCTCTCGGACACCAACTTCTCGGCGAAGGCCGCGACGCTGGCCAAGGGCGCGGACCTGATGTACCACGAGGCGACCTACGCCGCCGCCGAACAGAAAACGGCCAAGGAGCGGGGCCACTCGACAAGCGCCGACGCGGCCAAAGCCGCCCTAAAGGCCGGAGCCAAGCGGCTGATAATCGGACACTATTCGTCCCGCTACAAGAACGAAAACATATTGGTCGAAGAGGCCCGCGCGATCTTCCCGGAGACCTATCCGGCCACCGAAGGCGTCACCTTCACCATAGAGAAACAACGATGA
- a CDS encoding glycosyltransferase family 2 protein codes for MASATISVIIPLYNKEREIGDTLRSVLAQTLPPAEIVVVDDGSTDRSAEIVRGIRSPLVKLVTQPNAGECAARNRAIAESTGDYIALLDADDTWEPGFLEEIAAMIAEFPGCGVYSTAFNIVSHDGRFPARTPSERGVVANFFRDSAHRYISIPSASAVPRAVFEAVGGFPEGMKIGGDMYMWIKIARRYAVCFSPKPLANYSKVASNRSASSYTPERTRYSFEELYDPSAPEEYNEFVARAALGKALIISAKGGTKEAARAAEFFGYTKTYRRTLRKVRVLNALPRSWRAPLIGLYNSLAWRIARKGL; via the coding sequence ATGGCATCCGCAACCATCTCGGTCATCATACCCCTCTACAACAAGGAACGCGAAATCGGCGACACCCTGCGTTCGGTGCTAGCCCAGACGCTGCCCCCGGCAGAGATCGTCGTCGTGGACGACGGTTCGACGGACCGCAGCGCAGAAATCGTGCGCGGCATCCGCTCGCCGCTCGTGAAACTCGTCACGCAGCCCAACGCCGGCGAATGCGCGGCCCGCAACCGCGCCATCGCCGAATCGACGGGCGACTACATCGCCCTGCTGGACGCCGACGACACGTGGGAGCCGGGATTTCTGGAGGAGATCGCCGCGATGATCGCGGAGTTTCCGGGCTGCGGGGTCTACTCGACGGCCTTCAACATCGTCAGCCACGACGGGCGTTTCCCGGCCCGCACCCCTTCGGAACGCGGTGTGGTCGCCAACTTCTTCCGCGACTCGGCGCACCGGTACATCTCGATCCCGTCGGCCAGCGCAGTACCGCGCGCGGTCTTCGAGGCGGTGGGCGGATTCCCCGAAGGGATGAAGATCGGCGGCGACATGTATATGTGGATCAAGATCGCCCGCCGCTACGCGGTCTGCTTCTCGCCCAAGCCGCTGGCGAACTACTCGAAGGTCGCATCGAACCGCTCGGCGTCGAGCTACACGCCCGAACGGACGCGCTATTCGTTCGAGGAACTTTACGACCCGTCGGCGCCTGAGGAATACAACGAATTCGTGGCCCGCGCGGCATTGGGCAAAGCGCTCATCATCAGCGCCAAGGGCGGCACAAAAGAGGCGGCGCGCGCGGCGGAGTTTTTCGGCTACACCAAGACCTACCGCCGCACGCTGCGCAAGGTCCGCGTCCTCAACGCCCTGCCCCGCAGCTGGCGCGCTCCGCTGATCGGGCTATACAACAGTCTGGCATGGCGCATCGCCCGCAAGGGTCTGTAA
- the trxB gene encoding thioredoxin-disulfide reductase, protein MEETIKCLIIGSGPAGYTAAIYTSRANLRPVLYEGIEPGGQLTTTTDVENFPGYPDGVSGQQMMADMRRQAERFGADIRIGTVTSVDLSSRPFHVVIDGTTQIKAETLIIATGASAKYLGLPSETKFRGMGVSACATCDGFFYRKKDVAVVGGGDTACEEATYLASICRKVYMIVRKPHLRASKAMQERVFNTTNIEVMFNHNTAEVLGDESGVTGALLRCNDGKEVRIDIAGFFLAIGHHPNTELFADQLTLDAEGYIKTEAGTSKTNIEGVFAAGDVRDPHYRQAITAAASGCIAAIDCERFILNRAE, encoded by the coding sequence ATGGAAGAAACGATCAAATGCCTGATTATCGGCAGCGGCCCCGCAGGGTACACCGCAGCTATCTATACTTCGCGCGCCAACCTCCGGCCCGTACTCTACGAGGGTATCGAGCCGGGCGGGCAGCTCACGACCACGACCGACGTGGAGAATTTTCCGGGCTATCCCGACGGCGTCAGCGGCCAGCAGATGATGGCCGACATGCGCCGTCAGGCCGAACGCTTCGGAGCCGACATCCGCATCGGAACCGTGACGAGCGTGGACCTCTCGTCGCGTCCGTTCCACGTGGTGATCGACGGCACGACGCAGATCAAGGCCGAGACGCTCATCATCGCCACGGGAGCATCGGCAAAATACCTCGGCCTGCCTTCGGAAACGAAATTCCGCGGCATGGGCGTCAGCGCGTGCGCCACGTGCGACGGATTCTTCTACCGCAAGAAGGACGTGGCCGTGGTCGGCGGCGGCGACACGGCCTGCGAGGAGGCCACCTATCTGGCCTCGATCTGCCGCAAGGTCTACATGATCGTGCGCAAGCCCCACCTGCGCGCTTCGAAGGCCATGCAGGAGCGGGTGTTCAACACCACCAATATCGAAGTGATGTTCAACCACAACACCGCCGAGGTGCTGGGCGACGAATCGGGCGTGACGGGCGCGCTGCTGCGCTGCAACGACGGCAAGGAGGTCAGGATCGACATAGCGGGATTCTTCCTCGCCATCGGCCACCATCCCAATACGGAGCTTTTCGCCGACCAGCTGACGCTCGACGCGGAAGGGTACATCAAAACGGAAGCGGGCACCTCGAAGACCAATATCGAAGGGGTCTTTGCCGCGGGCGACGTGCGCGACCCGCATTACCGGCAGGCCATAACGGCCGCGGCGTCGGGCTGCATCGCGGCGATCGACTGCGAACGCTTCATCCTGAACCGCGCAGAGTAA
- the pdxA gene encoding 4-hydroxythreonine-4-phosphate dehydrogenase PdxA: MSEQKLKIGITQGDTNGIGWEVILKALADPRMTELFTPVVYGSPKAAAYYRNTLAQTEPVQFNAVTSARDARRGKVNLVACGDTEQIEPGKASAEAGRAAVEALRRATQELKEGLLDAIVTAPFNKESVQGDGFHFTGHTEFIGAELGGEPMMIMCSEILRVGLVTKHIPVSEISGSITGEKIVRDLHTLRRTLKEDFGIVEPRIAVMALNPHAGDGGLLGREEQEIIRPAVVEAFNQGVLAFGPFAADGLFAGGGYAKYDGILAMYHDQGLAPFKTLSPDGVNFTAGLSKVRTSPDHGTAYDIAGQDKADPQSMRSAIYAAIDIVEHRRAWAEWSRNPLQRAEREKGGRDVSVKDLPQTEKED; this comes from the coding sequence ATGTCAGAACAGAAACTTAAAATAGGCATCACGCAGGGCGACACGAACGGCATCGGCTGGGAGGTCATCCTCAAGGCGCTGGCCGATCCGCGCATGACGGAGCTTTTCACGCCCGTCGTATACGGCTCGCCCAAGGCCGCGGCCTATTACCGAAATACGCTCGCACAGACCGAACCGGTGCAGTTCAACGCCGTAACGTCGGCCCGCGACGCCCGCCGCGGCAAAGTGAACCTCGTCGCATGCGGCGACACGGAGCAGATCGAACCGGGCAAAGCTTCGGCCGAGGCCGGGCGCGCCGCCGTCGAGGCGCTGCGCCGCGCGACGCAGGAGCTGAAGGAGGGGCTGCTCGACGCCATCGTCACAGCCCCCTTCAACAAGGAGAGCGTGCAGGGCGACGGGTTCCACTTCACGGGCCATACCGAATTCATCGGGGCCGAACTGGGCGGGGAGCCGATGATGATCATGTGCAGCGAGATTCTGCGCGTGGGGCTGGTCACCAAGCACATTCCGGTGTCGGAGATCAGCGGCAGCATCACCGGGGAGAAGATCGTGCGCGACCTGCATACGCTCCGCCGCACGCTGAAAGAGGACTTCGGCATCGTCGAGCCGCGCATCGCCGTGATGGCTCTCAACCCGCATGCCGGGGACGGAGGACTGCTGGGACGCGAGGAGCAGGAGATCATCCGCCCGGCCGTCGTCGAGGCGTTCAATCAGGGCGTGCTGGCGTTCGGGCCGTTTGCCGCCGACGGGCTTTTCGCAGGCGGAGGATACGCAAAATACGACGGCATACTGGCCATGTACCACGATCAGGGGCTGGCGCCGTTCAAGACGCTTTCGCCCGACGGCGTGAACTTCACGGCCGGACTCTCGAAGGTCCGCACCTCGCCCGACCACGGCACGGCCTACGACATCGCCGGGCAGGACAAAGCCGACCCGCAGTCGATGCGCTCGGCGATTTACGCCGCGATCGACATCGTCGAGCACCGCCGCGCATGGGCCGAATGGAGCCGCAACCCGCTGCAACGCGCCGAACGCGAGAAGGGCGGCCGCGACGTCTCGGTCAAGGACCTGCCGCAGACCGAAAAGGAGGATTAG
- a CDS encoding cytidylyltransferase domain-containing protein: MKTAAFVPIRLNSQRVSGKNLRPLSGSPLMCHILRTLTEVEGIDEVYVYCSDERIREFLPEGVRFLRRSEELDRDTTLGREIYDSFTAEVEADLYVLAHATSPFIRAETVADALRKVVSGEYDSAFSAEKIQTFAWYEGRPLNYSPENIPRTQTIEPVYIETSAFFIFPRALWTGRHRRIGDRPYMAVVDRIEGLDIDYPEDFTMAEIIAASRNLPK, translated from the coding sequence ATGAAAACAGCAGCATTCGTCCCCATACGGCTCAACAGCCAGCGCGTCAGCGGCAAGAACCTGCGTCCGCTGAGCGGGTCGCCGCTCATGTGCCACATACTCCGAACGCTGACCGAGGTCGAAGGAATCGACGAGGTTTACGTCTATTGCAGCGACGAGCGGATCCGCGAATTCCTGCCCGAAGGGGTGCGGTTCCTGCGCCGCAGCGAGGAGCTGGACCGCGACACGACGCTGGGACGGGAGATTTACGACAGCTTCACCGCCGAGGTCGAAGCCGACCTCTATGTGCTGGCGCACGCCACGTCGCCCTTTATCCGCGCCGAGACCGTCGCGGATGCGCTCCGGAAAGTGGTTTCGGGCGAATACGACTCGGCATTCAGCGCCGAAAAGATACAGACGTTCGCATGGTACGAGGGGCGGCCGCTCAACTATTCGCCCGAAAACATCCCCCGCACGCAGACCATCGAGCCGGTGTATATCGAAACCAGCGCGTTCTTCATCTTCCCGCGGGCCTTGTGGACCGGGCGGCACCGCAGGATCGGCGACAGGCCCTACATGGCGGTAGTGGACCGCATCGAGGGGCTGGACATCGACTATCCGGAGGATTTCACGATGGCCGAGATCATCGCCGCAAGCCGCAACCTGCCCAAATAA
- a CDS encoding alpha/beta hydrolase family esterase, which yields MRHLLKSAAAKGFLLTALLLFAASICRAQSVAPETPDYILRSGGMERTYKLHLPAGLPENAPLVVVLHGYGGNNNPDRFAMNATADRHGFAVCYPQGAKDGRGKSCWNVGYPFQADMTVDDVRFLTELVRHLQKKHGLSRHNVFCTGMSNGGEMCYQLAAQRPRLFAAVAPVSGLMLDWLYKADRSTAPVPLFEIHGTEDKTSAWLGDPQNKGGWGAYLPVPLAVHYWAAKNRCTVMQTDTLPAKAPGGRTVIAHRFTGGAGGSEVWLYEIVGGKHAWGEQDIDTGEELWKFFSRFVK from the coding sequence ATGAGACACCTGCTGAAATCCGCCGCGGCAAAGGGTTTTCTTCTTACGGCCCTTCTGCTCTTCGCGGCAAGCATCTGCCGGGCGCAGTCCGTGGCGCCGGAGACCCCGGATTACATCCTGCGTTCGGGCGGCATGGAGCGCACCTACAAACTGCACCTGCCCGCCGGCCTGCCGGAGAACGCCCCGCTGGTCGTCGTCCTGCACGGCTACGGCGGCAACAACAATCCCGACCGTTTCGCCATGAACGCCACGGCCGACCGCCACGGTTTCGCCGTCTGCTACCCGCAGGGCGCGAAAGACGGACGCGGCAAGAGCTGCTGGAACGTGGGATACCCCTTTCAGGCCGACATGACCGTCGACGACGTGCGGTTCCTGACCGAGCTGGTGCGCCATTTGCAGAAAAAGCACGGACTGAGCCGGCACAACGTCTTCTGCACGGGCATGTCGAACGGCGGAGAGATGTGTTACCAGCTGGCGGCGCAGCGTCCCCGCCTGTTCGCCGCCGTGGCGCCGGTTTCGGGACTGATGCTCGACTGGCTCTACAAAGCGGACCGGAGTACGGCGCCGGTTCCGCTCTTCGAAATCCACGGCACGGAGGACAAGACCTCGGCATGGCTGGGCGATCCGCAGAACAAAGGCGGCTGGGGAGCTTATCTGCCCGTGCCGCTGGCCGTACATTACTGGGCGGCGAAGAACCGCTGCACCGTCATGCAGACCGACACGCTGCCGGCAAAGGCCCCCGGCGGCCGCACGGTGATCGCGCACCGCTTCACGGGCGGCGCTGGGGGAAGCGAGGTGTGGCTTTACGAAATCGTCGGCGGCAAACACGCGTGGGGCGAGCAGGACATCGACACGGGCGAGGAGCTGTGGAAATTCTTCAGCAGGTTCGTAAAGTAG
- the thrS gene encoding threonine--tRNA ligase has translation MIKITFPDGSVREYAEGTTAYQIAESISPRLAADSLAASVNGATVDMTRPIGEDASVKFYKWDDEEGKHAFWHTSSHLLAEALEALYPGIKFGIGPAIENGFYYDVDSPTPITEADLPKIEQKMQELSRNKEQLVRREVPKAEALKTFTEKGDQYKVELISDLQDGTISFYTNGAFTDLCRGPHIPNTGYIKALKLTSVAGAYWRGNEKNKMLTRIYGISFPKKSMLDEYLVMMEEAKKRDHRKLGKDLELFCFSQRVGQGLPLWLPKGAALRDRLEQFLRNVQKEYGYQQVITPHIGNKELYVTSGHYAKYGKDSFQPIHTPIEGEEYLLKPMNCPHHCEIYRSKPRSYKELPVRLAEFGTVYRYEQSGELHGLTRVRGFTQDDAHLFVRPDQLLEEFERVIDIVLYIFKTLKFDNYTAQISLRDPNNKEKYIGSDENWEKAESAIMQAAEEKGLNTVVEYGEAAFYGPKLDFMVKDAIGRKWQLGTIQVDYNLPERFDLTYKGADDKLHRPIMIHRAPFGSMERFVAVLLEHTGGKFPLWLSPQQVVVLPISEKFNDYALQVAEYLNRSDVRTEVDDRNEKIGRKIRDNELKRIPYLLIVGEKEEAEGLVSVRAQGEGDKGQMTLEGFRDFIAGMVKEEIEANKMEKK, from the coding sequence ATGATCAAAATCACTTTTCCCGACGGCTCGGTCAGAGAATACGCCGAAGGGACTACTGCTTACCAGATCGCAGAGAGTATCAGCCCTCGTTTAGCTGCCGACTCTCTTGCCGCTTCGGTAAACGGCGCGACGGTAGACATGACGCGCCCGATCGGGGAGGACGCCTCGGTCAAATTCTACAAATGGGACGACGAAGAGGGCAAGCACGCCTTCTGGCACACCTCGTCGCACCTGCTGGCCGAAGCCCTCGAAGCCCTCTATCCGGGCATCAAGTTCGGCATCGGCCCCGCTATCGAAAACGGCTTCTACTACGACGTCGATTCGCCGACGCCGATCACCGAGGCCGACCTTCCGAAGATCGAACAGAAGATGCAGGAGCTGTCCCGCAACAAGGAGCAGCTCGTCCGCCGCGAGGTCCCCAAGGCCGAAGCGCTCAAGACCTTCACCGAGAAGGGCGACCAGTACAAGGTCGAACTGATCTCGGACCTGCAGGACGGAACCATCTCATTCTATACCAACGGTGCGTTCACCGACCTCTGCCGGGGTCCGCACATCCCCAACACGGGTTACATCAAGGCCCTCAAGCTGACTTCGGTGGCAGGTGCCTACTGGCGCGGCAACGAGAAGAACAAGATGCTGACGCGCATCTACGGCATCTCGTTCCCCAAGAAGTCGATGCTCGACGAATACCTCGTGATGATGGAGGAGGCCAAGAAACGCGACCACCGCAAGCTGGGCAAGGACCTCGAACTGTTCTGTTTCTCGCAGCGCGTGGGACAGGGTCTGCCCTTGTGGCTGCCGAAAGGCGCCGCACTGCGCGACCGGCTGGAGCAGTTCCTGCGCAACGTGCAGAAGGAGTACGGCTACCAGCAGGTCATCACCCCGCATATCGGCAACAAGGAGCTGTACGTGACTTCGGGACACTACGCCAAGTACGGCAAGGATTCGTTCCAGCCGATTCACACCCCGATCGAGGGCGAGGAGTATCTCCTGAAGCCGATGAACTGCCCGCACCACTGCGAGATTTACCGTTCGAAGCCGCGTTCGTACAAGGAGCTGCCCGTCCGGCTGGCGGAATTCGGCACCGTGTACCGCTACGAGCAGTCGGGCGAACTGCACGGACTGACCCGCGTCCGCGGATTCACGCAGGACGACGCCCACCTGTTCGTACGCCCCGACCAGCTGCTCGAAGAGTTCGAGCGGGTGATCGACATCGTGCTCTACATCTTCAAGACGCTGAAGTTCGACAACTATACGGCACAGATTTCGCTGCGCGACCCCAACAACAAGGAGAAGTACATCGGCTCGGACGAAAACTGGGAGAAGGCCGAAAGCGCCATCATGCAGGCCGCCGAGGAGAAGGGACTCAATACGGTCGTGGAGTATGGCGAAGCCGCGTTCTACGGTCCCAAGCTCGACTTCATGGTCAAGGACGCCATCGGCCGCAAGTGGCAACTGGGAACCATTCAGGTGGACTACAACCTGCCGGAGCGGTTCGACCTGACGTACAAGGGCGCGGACGACAAACTGCACCGCCCGATCATGATTCACCGCGCGCCGTTCGGCTCGATGGAGCGTTTCGTGGCCGTACTGCTGGAGCATACGGGCGGCAAGTTCCCGTTGTGGCTCTCGCCCCAGCAGGTCGTGGTGCTCCCCATTTCGGAGAAGTTCAACGACTACGCCCTGCAGGTCGCGGAGTACCTCAACCGCAGCGACGTGAGGACCGAGGTGGACGACCGCAACGAGAAAATCGGCCGCAAGATCCGCGACAACGAACTCAAGCGCATCCCCTACCTGCTGATCGTCGGCGAGAAGGAGGAGGCCGAAGGACTCGTGTCGGTACGCGCGCAGGGCGAAGGCGACAAGGGTCAGATGACGCTCGAAGGCTTCCGCGACTTCATCGCCGGAATGGTGAAGGAGGAGATCGAGGCTAACAAAATGGAAAAGAAATAA
- a CDS encoding RNA methyltransferase, whose amino-acid sequence MTKAEIQLVRALADKRGRTEHGLFVAEGEKLIGELRGSHLKVRKIFALEGVFAGPEVETVAPRDMERLSLLKTAANSLAIVETPRYGLDMRSLAGRLTLALDDVQNPGNLGTIVRLADWFGIADIVCSEASADCFNPKVVQATMGAILRVRVHYTDLGAFLHDAGAAGLPVYGTFLEGENIYGTTLTEEGVVVMGNEGRGISQAAARAVTHKLFIPPYPADRRGSESLNVAMATGIVCSEFRRRAGMGSGK is encoded by the coding sequence ATGACGAAAGCCGAAATACAACTCGTCCGCGCGCTGGCCGACAAACGCGGACGCACGGAACACGGACTGTTCGTGGCCGAAGGGGAGAAACTCATCGGCGAACTGCGCGGCTCGCACCTGAAGGTCCGCAAGATCTTCGCGCTGGAGGGCGTGTTCGCAGGGCCGGAGGTCGAGACCGTCGCCCCGCGCGACATGGAGCGGCTGTCGCTGCTCAAAACCGCCGCCAACTCGCTGGCAATCGTCGAGACGCCCCGCTACGGGCTGGACATGCGGTCGCTCGCGGGGCGGCTGACGCTGGCGCTCGACGACGTGCAGAACCCCGGCAACCTCGGCACGATCGTCCGGCTGGCCGACTGGTTCGGCATCGCCGACATCGTCTGCTCGGAGGCTTCGGCCGACTGCTTCAACCCGAAGGTCGTGCAGGCCACGATGGGCGCGATTCTGCGGGTGCGGGTTCACTACACCGATCTGGGAGCGTTTCTGCACGACGCGGGAGCCGCCGGGCTGCCCGTTTACGGCACGTTTCTGGAAGGGGAGAATATCTACGGCACGACGCTTACGGAAGAGGGCGTCGTCGTCATGGGCAACGAAGGCCGCGGCATCTCGCAGGCCGCGGCGCGCGCCGTGACGCACAAGCTCTTCATCCCGCCCTACCCCGCCGACCGCCGCGGGTCGGAGTCGCTCAACGTGGCGATGGCCACGGGCATCGTATGCTCGGAATTCCGGCGTCGGGCAGGCATGGGAAGCGGGAAATAG
- the infC gene encoding translation initiation factor IF-3, with amino-acid sequence MAAPKPFPPRPFNPGNNRPKPAAGTNNRYGRRPPEKENPHRINEQITAPEVRVVGDNVEQPLVLPIREALKLADSMELDLIEISPKAEPPVCRIADYQKFLYQQKKKAKELKANQVKVVIKEIRFGPQTDDHDYNFKLKHATNFLKEGCKVKAYVFFRGRSIVFKEQGEILLLRFATDLEEVAKVEMMPKLDGKKMNMMLAPKTNKK; translated from the coding sequence ATCGCAGCACCGAAACCATTCCCGCCGAGGCCATTCAACCCCGGGAATAACCGGCCGAAACCGGCAGCCGGCACCAACAACCGGTACGGGCGCCGCCCGCCCGAAAAGGAGAATCCGCACCGCATCAACGAGCAGATAACGGCTCCCGAAGTGCGCGTCGTGGGCGACAACGTCGAACAACCGCTGGTTTTACCCATACGCGAAGCGCTGAAGCTCGCCGACAGCATGGAACTCGACCTGATCGAGATCTCGCCCAAGGCCGAGCCGCCCGTATGCCGCATCGCCGATTACCAGAAATTCCTCTACCAGCAGAAGAAAAAGGCCAAGGAGCTGAAAGCCAATCAGGTGAAAGTCGTGATCAAGGAGATCCGCTTCGGTCCGCAGACCGACGACCACGACTACAACTTCAAGCTCAAGCACGCCACCAACTTCCTGAAGGAGGGGTGCAAGGTCAAGGCGTACGTCTTCTTCCGCGGCCGTTCGATCGTCTTCAAGGAGCAGGGCGAAATCCTGCTGCTCCGCTTCGCCACCGACCTCGAAGAGGTCGCCAAAGTGGAGATGATGCCCAAGCTCGACGGCAAGAAGATGAACATGATGCTGGCGCCCAAAACCAACAAGAAGTAG